In one Pseudomonas sp. SCA2728.1_7 genomic region, the following are encoded:
- a CDS encoding glucarate dehydratase family protein, which translates to MKITRVTVTPIAFRDPPLLNASGIHEPFALRSIIEIESDNGYIGLGESYGDAPALAIQQQLQAQLIGLDPFNLNQLRAIVQATVAANKPASLAGAELAPGSHASKAVSNAYSAFEVAFLDLQAHYLNVPLVDLLGGAIREEVPFSAYLFFKYAQHVDSPYKPDNWGEALSEQQIVAQAARMIEAYGFKSIKLKAGTLPPEHEVACIKALKKAFPGYPLRIDPNGNWSLETSIRMAELLGDDLQYYEDPTPGLDGMAELHKRTGLPLATNMVVTDFDEFRRSIAQNSVQIVLADHHYWGGLRDTQTLAKMCDVFGVGVSMHSNSHLGISLMAMAHVAAAVPNLDYACDTHYPWQEPDEEVIKGGKLPIVDGCVKITRAPGLGLELDHEQLGRLHDQYLTCGIRQRDDVRQMQRYKPDWRAVKPRF; encoded by the coding sequence TTGAAAATCACCCGTGTCACCGTGACCCCGATTGCCTTTCGTGATCCGCCGCTGCTCAACGCCAGCGGCATCCACGAACCCTTTGCCCTGCGTTCGATCATCGAGATCGAAAGCGACAACGGCTACATCGGCCTCGGCGAAAGTTATGGCGATGCCCCGGCGCTTGCAATCCAGCAGCAGTTGCAGGCACAGCTGATCGGCCTTGATCCGTTCAACCTCAACCAGTTGCGCGCCATCGTGCAGGCCACCGTTGCCGCGAACAAACCGGCCAGTCTTGCCGGCGCCGAACTGGCGCCCGGTTCCCACGCCAGTAAAGCGGTGAGCAATGCCTACTCGGCGTTCGAAGTGGCCTTCCTCGATTTGCAGGCGCATTACCTGAATGTGCCGCTGGTGGACTTGCTCGGCGGCGCGATTCGTGAAGAAGTGCCGTTCAGCGCCTATCTGTTCTTCAAGTATGCGCAGCATGTCGATTCACCGTACAAACCGGACAACTGGGGCGAAGCACTCAGCGAGCAGCAGATCGTTGCGCAGGCCGCGCGGATGATCGAGGCGTACGGTTTCAAGAGCATCAAACTCAAGGCCGGTACGTTGCCGCCGGAGCATGAAGTGGCGTGCATCAAGGCGCTGAAAAAAGCCTTCCCCGGCTACCCGCTGCGCATCGATCCGAATGGCAATTGGTCACTGGAAACTTCGATTCGCATGGCTGAATTGCTCGGCGATGATCTGCAATATTACGAAGACCCGACCCCGGGCCTCGACGGCATGGCCGAGCTGCACAAGCGCACCGGTCTACCGCTGGCGACCAATATGGTGGTCACCGATTTCGACGAATTCCGCCGCAGCATCGCGCAAAACAGCGTGCAGATTGTTCTCGCCGACCACCATTACTGGGGCGGCCTGCGCGACACGCAAACGCTGGCGAAGATGTGCGATGTGTTCGGCGTTGGTGTGTCGATGCATTCCAACTCGCACCTGGGTATCAGCCTGATGGCGATGGCCCATGTCGCGGCGGCGGTGCCGAATCTGGATTACGCCTGCGATACGCATTACCCGTGGCAGGAGCCGGATGAAGAGGTGATCAAGGGCGGCAAACTGCCGATTGTCGATGGCTGCGTGAAGATCACCCGCGCACCGGGGCTTGGGCTGGAGCTGGATCATGAGCAGTTGGGCAGGCTGCATGATCAGTACCTGACGTGCGGGATTCGTCAGCGTGATGATGTGCGGCAGATGCAGCGGTACAAGCCGGATTGGAGGGCGGTTAAACCAAGGTTTTGA
- a CDS encoding MFS transporter: MKTLQSPLDVTVLARAAAKVKRHVLPLFVVMFIVNYIDRVNIGFVRSHMETDLGIGAAAYGLGAGLFFVGYALFEVPSNMLLQRYGARVWLTRIMFTWGAAAMAMAFVRGETSFYVLRFILGAAEAGFFPGIIYYFTQWLPASERGKTMAVFLSGSAIASVISGPVSGALLHISGLGLHGWQWMFLIEGAASVVLCAFVWFWLQSHPRQAKWLSEEEREALVAAIAEEQRAREASQVAKPSMFKLLADRQIALFCFIYFSIALTIYGATFWLPSMIKKMGNLGDFQVGMLNSIPWIISIVAMYGFAAMAGKWKFQQAWVALTLVIAAIGMFMSTTGGPIFAFVAICFAAIGFKAASALFWPIPQSYLDARIAAAVIALINSIGNLGGFVAPTAFGILEETTGSIEGGLYGLAATSLVAAVVIFFARTAPGAKGKTPAKPHDETAVVATASPAASH; the protein is encoded by the coding sequence TTGAAAACCCTCCAGAGTCCGCTGGACGTCACGGTTCTCGCCCGTGCCGCCGCCAAGGTCAAGCGCCACGTGCTGCCGCTGTTCGTGGTGATGTTCATCGTCAACTACATCGACCGGGTCAACATCGGTTTCGTGCGCAGCCACATGGAAACCGATCTGGGCATCGGCGCGGCGGCTTATGGCCTCGGAGCCGGATTGTTCTTTGTCGGTTACGCGCTGTTCGAAGTGCCGTCCAACATGCTTTTGCAGCGTTATGGCGCGCGGGTCTGGTTGACGCGGATCATGTTCACCTGGGGCGCAGCGGCCATGGCCATGGCCTTCGTCAGAGGTGAAACCAGTTTTTATGTGCTGCGCTTTATTCTCGGCGCGGCGGAGGCGGGGTTCTTTCCGGGGATCATTTATTACTTCACCCAATGGCTGCCGGCCTCTGAGCGCGGCAAGACCATGGCGGTATTTCTCAGCGGTTCGGCCATTGCTTCGGTGATCTCCGGCCCGGTCTCCGGTGCGTTGCTGCACATCAGCGGACTGGGCCTGCATGGCTGGCAGTGGATGTTTTTGATTGAGGGCGCGGCTTCAGTGGTGCTCTGCGCATTCGTCTGGTTCTGGCTGCAATCGCATCCGCGTCAGGCCAAGTGGCTGAGCGAAGAAGAGCGCGAAGCACTGGTGGCGGCAATTGCCGAAGAGCAGCGCGCTCGTGAGGCGTCGCAGGTGGCCAAGCCGTCGATGTTCAAGCTGTTGGCGGATCGGCAGATTGCGCTGTTCTGCTTTATCTACTTTTCTATCGCCCTGACCATTTACGGCGCGACGTTCTGGCTGCCGAGCATGATCAAGAAGATGGGCAATCTCGGCGACTTCCAGGTCGGCATGCTCAATTCGATTCCGTGGATCATTTCGATTGTTGCCATGTACGGCTTCGCGGCAATGGCCGGCAAGTGGAAGTTCCAGCAAGCCTGGGTTGCGCTGACGCTGGTGATTGCGGCGATCGGCATGTTCATGTCGACCACTGGCGGGCCGATCTTCGCCTTCGTTGCCATCTGTTTCGCCGCCATCGGCTTCAAGGCTGCGTCGGCGTTGTTCTGGCCGATTCCGCAAAGCTATCTGGATGCGCGTATCGCCGCTGCGGTGATCGCGTTGATCAACTCCATCGGCAACCTCGGCGGTTTCGTTGCGCCGACGGCGTTCGGCATCCTCGAAGAAACCACCGGCTCCATCGAGGGCGGACTGTACGGCCTGGCGGCGACGTCACTGGTCGCTGCGGTGGTGATCTTCTTCGCCCGCACGGCCCCGGGTGCCAAGGGTAAAACCCCGGCAAAGCCCCATGACGAGACCGCCGTTGTTGCGACGGCCAGCCCGGCCGCGAGCCATTGA
- a CDS encoding LysR substrate-binding domain-containing protein yields MFELTQLRCFTTVATELNFRRAAERLNMTQPPLSRQIQLLEHHLGVELFTRSTRSVALTAAGRAFFIEAQNLLERAQQAAVTARRFAEGDIGSVNISFVGSAVYEFLPKVIAEARLKQPQVKIDLAEMNTYQQHEALRARRIDLGIARAPLLEPGYATECLVREPFVLAVPSGHPLATAAEVAVSDLDKQPFLMYSHAAYPPFNELLTGMLRSARVAPDYVQWLGSSLTILALVNAGMGLALVPRCATSVVFRNVVFRDIDLGEGVQSELHLIWRENNDNPAFAMLLEAIRRAVAEGWG; encoded by the coding sequence ATGTTCGAACTGACCCAACTGCGCTGCTTCACCACCGTCGCCACCGAACTCAACTTTCGCCGCGCCGCCGAGCGACTGAACATGACGCAGCCGCCGCTCAGCCGGCAGATCCAGTTGCTGGAGCATCACCTTGGCGTCGAGTTGTTCACCCGCAGCACCCGCAGCGTCGCGCTGACCGCCGCTGGCCGTGCATTTTTCATCGAAGCACAGAATCTGCTGGAGCGCGCGCAGCAGGCCGCCGTCACCGCCCGGCGGTTTGCCGAAGGCGACATCGGGTCAGTGAACATCAGTTTTGTCGGCAGCGCGGTGTATGAGTTTCTGCCCAAGGTCATTGCCGAGGCGCGACTGAAACAGCCGCAGGTGAAAATCGATCTGGCGGAAATGAACACTTACCAACAACACGAAGCCCTGCGCGCCCGCCGCATTGATCTGGGCATCGCCCGTGCGCCGTTATTGGAGCCGGGCTACGCCACCGAATGCCTGGTGCGCGAGCCGTTTGTATTGGCGGTGCCGAGTGGACATCCATTGGCAACGGCGGCTGAAGTGGCGGTCAGTGACCTGGATAAACAACCGTTCCTGATGTACTCCCACGCCGCGTATCCGCCGTTCAATGAACTGCTGACCGGCATGCTGCGCTCGGCACGGGTTGCGCCAGATTATGTGCAGTGGCTGGGGTCATCGCTGACAATTCTGGCCCTGGTCAACGCCGGCATGGGCCTGGCGCTGGTGCCGCGTTGTGCGACCAGTGTGGTGTTCAGGAATGTGGTGTTTCGCGATATCGATCTGGGCGAAGGGGTGCAGAGCGAACTGCATCTGATCTGGCGGGAGAACAACGACAACCCGGCGTTTGCGATGTTGCTGGAAGCGATTCGCCGGGCGGTGGCTGAGGGTTGGGGCTAA
- a CDS encoding DUF6338 family protein — MDDLVKEVIPLLQYLIPGFLSAWIFYSLTAFKRPDTFGQIVQALIFTFVIQGAVWGVGTLCLWVGSKGFSVGRWDAKAETMWAFVVSVTLGLLSCYLATNDKLHGWLRSRNVTKQTSYPSEWFSIFAQHHRLVTLHLNDERRVFGWPVEWPPESSSGQFVMQNPCWLDAEGAEVPFGAEFLLIDSGKVKWVEFGPKSEVSL, encoded by the coding sequence ATGGATGATCTGGTCAAAGAAGTTATACCGCTGTTGCAGTACTTGATTCCCGGATTCTTGTCAGCGTGGATTTTTTATTCGCTGACGGCGTTCAAGCGACCGGATACGTTCGGGCAGATTGTGCAGGCGCTGATTTTTACGTTTGTGATTCAGGGCGCGGTTTGGGGCGTGGGCACTCTGTGTTTGTGGGTGGGTTCGAAGGGATTTTCTGTCGGGCGCTGGGATGCCAAGGCCGAAACGATGTGGGCATTCGTTGTGTCGGTGACGCTCGGATTGCTTTCCTGCTACCTGGCTACGAATGACAAATTGCATGGCTGGTTACGCAGTCGAAATGTCACGAAACAAACTTCCTACCCCAGCGAATGGTTCAGTATTTTTGCTCAGCACCATCGTTTGGTCACACTGCATTTGAACGACGAAAGGCGCGTGTTTGGCTGGCCCGTGGAGTGGCCGCCGGAATCCAGCAGTGGCCAGTTCGTGATGCAGAATCCCTGTTGGCTGGATGCCGAAGGGGCAGAAGTGCCTTTTGGCGCTGAGTTTTTGCTGATAGATTCCGGGAAGGTCAAGTGGGTCGAATTCGGCCCGAAATCGGAGGTTTCGTTATGA
- a CDS encoding DUF2188 domain-containing protein codes for MSMPMLNKMHMNGYDVLSVNNGPWRVCTQGDRLASFGSREEALAYAAALPGYKKRSTRAQSHQTH; via the coding sequence ATGAGCATGCCGATGTTGAACAAGATGCACATGAACGGCTATGACGTGCTTAGCGTGAACAATGGCCCATGGCGGGTTTGCACCCAGGGCGATCGACTGGCGTCGTTTGGCAGCCGGGAGGAAGCGCTGGCCTACGCCGCCGCACTGCCTGGCTACAAAAAACGCTCGACGCGCGCGCAAAGTCACCAAACCCACTGA
- a CDS encoding NUDIX hydrolase, which translates to MKVRATVICEQDRHILLVRKPHCRWTLPGGKVEPGETRAQAAVRELQEETGLNADDVLYLMELQSGSTRHHVYEASVLDFEQARPQNEIIDCIWHPLDAVRNLHTSEATLRIVQAFQRRL; encoded by the coding sequence ATGAAAGTACGCGCAACCGTCATATGCGAGCAGGATCGCCACATCCTCCTGGTGCGCAAACCCCACTGCCGCTGGACATTGCCCGGCGGCAAAGTCGAGCCCGGAGAAACCCGCGCGCAAGCCGCCGTACGCGAATTGCAGGAAGAAACCGGCCTGAACGCCGACGACGTGTTGTATCTGATGGAACTGCAGAGCGGCAGCACGCGGCACCATGTCTACGAAGCGTCCGTGCTGGACTTCGAGCAAGCGCGACCGCAGAACGAGATCATCGATTGCATCTGGCATCCGCTGGACGCAGTGCGCAATCTGCACACCAGCGAGGCGACGCTGCGCATCGTTCAAGCGTTTCAACGGCGTTTATGA
- a CDS encoding DUF1652 domain-containing protein, with product MLAIDDICRIVESGFPAFKCDCIPSTQGLLQIKVYEPDSGRVELLLNGVSPEHLVTIRDISNFIGELRTEMSAGRRAFAG from the coding sequence ATGCTTGCCATTGACGATATCTGCCGGATTGTCGAATCCGGCTTTCCTGCGTTCAAGTGCGATTGCATCCCGAGCACGCAGGGGCTATTGCAAATCAAGGTGTATGAGCCGGACAGCGGGCGAGTCGAGTTGCTGTTGAATGGCGTCTCCCCGGAACACCTCGTCACGATTCGTGACATTTCCAACTTCATCGGTGAATTACGCACCGAAATGAGCGCCGGCCGCCGAGCGTTCGCTGGTTAA
- a CDS encoding polysaccharide deacetylase family protein, producing the protein MTSGFKLLCAALIALGLAGCIAAPIEMTAQTETRLKAQAPVRFLLTFDDGPSASSFWNPSATVLDGLKDNALMPNIKAVFFVQMRAPRAGNSDIGRGIMRREYEEGHILAFHTATHWHTNHRLLDPQELEESLTNGTADIAAITGAPPKLLRPPFWNYDKRTFAAYQQHGLHVLLTDLSANDGKIWGFNASPRRRANMLRQLSEVRERIALGELPAVDGVIPVVVTFHDLNRYTARHTREYLQILLDSAAATGVKLADKPFYDDHAELEKAALARTVENSSESVNLPGMWNWIWDHDAH; encoded by the coding sequence ATGACATCCGGATTCAAACTTCTTTGTGCCGCGCTGATTGCTCTCGGGCTGGCCGGTTGTATCGCCGCCCCGATCGAAATGACCGCGCAAACCGAAACGCGCCTGAAAGCCCAGGCACCGGTGCGCTTCCTGTTGACGTTCGATGACGGCCCCAGCGCATCCAGTTTCTGGAATCCGTCGGCCACGGTGCTCGACGGTCTCAAGGACAATGCGCTGATGCCGAATATCAAAGCGGTGTTCTTCGTGCAGATGCGTGCACCGCGAGCGGGCAACAGTGACATCGGTCGCGGCATCATGCGCCGTGAGTATGAGGAGGGCCACATACTGGCGTTTCACACGGCCACCCACTGGCACACCAATCATCGCTTGCTCGACCCGCAAGAACTCGAAGAGTCGCTGACCAACGGCACGGCTGATATCGCTGCCATCACTGGCGCGCCGCCGAAGTTGCTGCGCCCGCCGTTCTGGAATTACGACAAACGTACCTTCGCCGCCTATCAGCAGCATGGCTTGCATGTGTTGCTCACCGATTTAAGCGCCAATGACGGCAAGATCTGGGGCTTCAATGCCAGCCCGCGACGTCGGGCCAACATGCTGCGACAGTTATCGGAAGTCCGTGAACGTATTGCCCTTGGCGAATTGCCCGCCGTGGACGGGGTCATCCCGGTCGTGGTGACGTTTCATGATCTCAACCGCTATACCGCGCGGCACACCCGCGAATACCTGCAGATTCTGCTGGATAGCGCCGCTGCCACGGGCGTGAAGCTGGCGGACAAGCCTTTTTATGATGATCACGCTGAACTTGAGAAAGCCGCGTTGGCGCGCACCGTGGAGAACAGTTCGGAGTCGGTGAATTTGCCGGGGATGTGGAACTGGATCTGGGATCATGACGCGCATTGA
- a CDS encoding ABC transporter substrate-binding protein, which translates to MKVSRFLRSALITAVFTSPLSYAAEPLVLHVGDQNYYNIRASVEASGVLKDAPYTVDWKHFQAAAPLAEALQTGSLDLGFLGDSGFLFLAAKQAPVKLIGVSRQNPDTIALLVPKDSPVKTIADLKGKKVAYWPGAWSQQLTLRALEQGGLPENYVDFVKLMPIDAAAALPQGSIDAFPVWEPYISQQIVFSGARPILTAKNLMPGLSAIAASTPSIDSKRAAIADFLGRLKQARAWVDSHTDEYADLWAKKANLDQQVSRHWLRQAHMTVGPVDTQAATDLQSTADFLFKVKALPAPLATAGIIDTSFQQALAH; encoded by the coding sequence ATGAAGGTTTCTCGTTTCCTCCGCAGTGCGTTAATCACTGCAGTATTCACCTCGCCGCTGTCCTACGCAGCCGAGCCATTGGTCCTGCATGTCGGCGACCAGAACTACTACAACATCCGTGCCTCGGTGGAGGCATCCGGCGTGTTGAAAGACGCGCCTTATACCGTCGACTGGAAGCACTTCCAGGCCGCTGCACCCTTGGCGGAAGCCTTGCAAACGGGTTCGCTGGATTTGGGCTTTTTGGGCGATTCCGGTTTTCTGTTTCTGGCCGCCAAACAGGCGCCGGTGAAATTGATCGGCGTATCACGGCAGAATCCGGACACCATTGCGTTGTTGGTGCCCAAGGATTCTCCGGTGAAAACCATTGCCGACCTGAAGGGCAAGAAGGTCGCTTATTGGCCCGGCGCCTGGAGTCAGCAGTTGACCTTGCGCGCCCTGGAGCAGGGCGGTCTGCCGGAAAACTACGTCGACTTCGTCAAGTTGATGCCTATCGATGCCGCCGCAGCCCTGCCACAGGGCAGCATTGACGCTTTCCCGGTGTGGGAACCGTACATTTCCCAGCAAATCGTGTTCTCCGGCGCTCGGCCGATCCTGACCGCAAAAAACCTGATGCCGGGCCTCAGTGCAATCGCCGCGTCGACACCGTCCATTGATAGCAAACGCGCAGCCATCGCGGATTTTCTCGGACGTCTGAAACAGGCGCGGGCCTGGGTCGACAGCCATACGGACGAATACGCCGATCTGTGGGCAAAGAAAGCCAATCTCGATCAGCAGGTGTCGCGCCACTGGTTGCGTCAGGCGCACATGACGGTCGGGCCGGTGGACACGCAAGCGGCGACGGATCTGCAAAGCACTGCCGACTTCCTGTTCAAAGTGAAAGCGCTACCGGCTCCGTTGGCCACCGCCGGAATTATCGACACGTCTTTTCAGCAGGCATTGGCTCACTGA
- a CDS encoding aliphatic sulfonate ABC transporter substrate-binding protein — protein MTSFFPRLKTLLAASAMVLSLQPLAHAAETAPAEVHLDYAYYSPVSLVLKHFGFLEKALPQTKVSWVLSQGSNRSLEYLNSGGVDFASSASLAAVLSRANGSPIKSVYVYSRAEWTALVVRKDSPYQTVADLKGKKIAATKGTDPYLFTLRSLQQAGLKKDDVELVHLQHPDGRTALEKGDVDAWAGLDPHMAASQVQAGSRLLYRNPAFNSYGVVSVTEQYAKEHPQTIDTVIKAYEQARDWALKNPDEFAALLAKESGLPLDVAKLQLSRTDLSSPQLTQQDISASKAAAPILVSEELVRRGVNVDQVIDQLLDSGVQQAVAHQ, from the coding sequence ATGACATCGTTCTTTCCTCGACTCAAAACCCTGCTGGCTGCCAGCGCCATGGTGCTGAGCCTGCAACCGCTCGCCCACGCCGCTGAAACGGCGCCAGCAGAAGTGCATCTCGACTACGCCTATTACTCGCCAGTCAGCCTGGTGCTCAAGCACTTCGGCTTCCTCGAAAAAGCCTTGCCGCAGACCAAGGTCAGCTGGGTACTGAGCCAGGGCAGCAACCGTTCGCTGGAATACCTCAACAGCGGCGGCGTGGATTTCGCTTCCAGTGCCAGCCTCGCCGCGGTGCTGAGCCGCGCCAACGGCAGCCCGATCAAATCGGTCTACGTTTATAGCCGCGCCGAATGGACTGCACTGGTGGTGCGCAAGGATTCTCCTTACCAGACCGTCGCCGACCTCAAGGGCAAAAAGATCGCCGCCACCAAGGGCACCGACCCGTATCTGTTCACCCTGCGCAGCCTGCAACAGGCCGGGCTGAAAAAAGATGATGTCGAATTGGTCCATCTGCAGCATCCGGACGGCCGCACCGCGCTGGAAAAAGGTGATGTCGACGCCTGGGCCGGACTCGATCCGCACATGGCCGCCAGCCAGGTTCAGGCCGGTTCGCGCCTGCTCTATCGCAACCCGGCGTTCAACAGCTACGGCGTGGTCAGCGTCACCGAGCAGTACGCCAAAGAACATCCGCAGACCATCGACACCGTGATCAAGGCTTACGAACAGGCACGCGACTGGGCGCTGAAAAATCCCGATGAGTTCGCCGCCCTCCTCGCCAAGGAGTCCGGCTTGCCGCTGGATGTGGCCAAGTTGCAACTGTCGCGCACCGACCTGAGCAGCCCGCAACTTACTCAACAGGACATCAGCGCCTCCAAGGCAGCGGCGCCGATTCTGGTCTCCGAGGAACTGGTGCGCCGTGGGGTGAATGTCGATCAAGTCATCGATCAATTGCTCGACAGCGGTGTGCAGCAAGCCGTCGCCCACCAGTAA
- a CDS encoding ABC transporter permease: protein MTTHSKDLPAPLAVPRQRPASLNPTWQRRGKGLALPLLIIVALEIIVRIGWLPSYQMPAPSEIALTLTDLAEGALWKHIGASLIRVLLGFAIGASLALVFAAWVGLSREAEAYLEPTFAALRSIPSLAWVPLLLLWLGIDETSKIVLIAIGAFFPVYVNVVAAIRNIDRKLVEVGRIYGFSRLQLVRRILLPAALPGLFTGLRSGMSLAWMFLVAAELIAATKGLGYLLSDGRETSRPDIVLAAIIVLALLGKLSDGLLAMLERRWLNWRDTFTGQDASD, encoded by the coding sequence ATGACCACTCACAGCAAAGACTTGCCCGCGCCACTTGCCGTACCGCGCCAGCGTCCTGCGAGTTTGAATCCGACGTGGCAACGCCGCGGCAAAGGCCTGGCCCTGCCGCTGCTGATCATCGTCGCGCTGGAAATTATCGTCCGCATCGGCTGGCTGCCGTCCTACCAGATGCCGGCGCCGAGCGAGATCGCCCTGACCCTCACCGACCTCGCTGAGGGCGCGCTGTGGAAACACATCGGCGCCAGCCTGATTCGCGTGTTGCTGGGGTTTGCCATTGGCGCCAGTCTCGCGCTGGTATTTGCTGCCTGGGTTGGCTTGAGCCGCGAAGCCGAGGCTTATCTGGAACCGACCTTTGCCGCCCTGCGTTCCATTCCAAGCCTGGCCTGGGTGCCGCTGCTGTTGTTGTGGCTGGGCATCGACGAGACGTCGAAAATCGTCTTGATTGCCATCGGCGCGTTCTTTCCGGTGTACGTCAACGTGGTCGCGGCCATTCGCAACATTGATCGCAAACTGGTGGAAGTCGGGCGCATCTATGGTTTCAGTCGCTTGCAACTGGTGCGACGAATATTGCTGCCGGCCGCCCTGCCCGGCCTGTTCACCGGGCTGCGCAGTGGCATGAGCCTGGCGTGGATGTTTCTCGTCGCGGCGGAGTTGATCGCGGCCACCAAAGGCTTGGGCTATCTGCTCAGTGACGGCCGGGAAACCTCGCGGCCGGACATCGTACTGGCCGCGATCATCGTGCTCGCCTTGCTCGGCAAACTCAGTGACGGCTTGCTGGCCATGCTCGAACGCCGCTGGTTGAACTGGCGCGACACGTTCACCGGGCAGGACGCCAGCGACTAA
- a CDS encoding SOS response-associated peptidase, with the protein MCGRLSQYRGIHDFVAVLSIPDALINHVGDATLDRYNAAPTTALAVLHQHGQHLHADTLRWGWRPHWAKDRPPPINARVEKVAHGPFFRAIWRHRLIVPVDNWFEWVDSADKTRQPWLIRRADHEAVFCAAIGQFPTAETPARDDDGFVIITADAVGGMLDIHDRRPVVFRADLVHEWLDPATPVERAEQMLLFEGERSEVFEWYKVGKAVGNVRNQGASLIIRQT; encoded by the coding sequence ATGTGCGGAAGACTCTCGCAGTACCGGGGCATTCACGACTTCGTCGCGGTGCTGAGCATTCCCGACGCGTTGATCAATCACGTCGGCGACGCGACGCTTGATCGCTATAACGCGGCGCCGACCACCGCGCTGGCCGTCCTGCATCAACATGGGCAACACCTGCATGCCGACACTCTGCGCTGGGGCTGGCGCCCGCATTGGGCCAAGGATCGCCCACCACCGATCAATGCCCGGGTCGAGAAAGTCGCCCATGGCCCGTTCTTCCGCGCGATCTGGCGACATCGTTTGATTGTGCCCGTGGACAACTGGTTTGAATGGGTCGATAGCGCAGACAAGACACGACAACCATGGCTGATCCGTCGCGCGGATCACGAAGCGGTTTTCTGCGCAGCCATCGGGCAATTTCCGACAGCCGAAACGCCAGCTCGGGATGACGACGGTTTCGTGATCATCACCGCCGATGCTGTCGGCGGCATGCTCGATATCCATGATCGCCGACCCGTCGTGTTCCGCGCAGACTTGGTGCATGAATGGCTGGATCCTGCGACACCCGTTGAGCGCGCCGAGCAAATGCTGCTGTTCGAAGGTGAACGCAGCGAAGTGTTCGAATGGTACAAAGTCGGCAAAGCTGTCGGTAACGTACGCAATCAGGGTGCCAGTTTGATTATTCGGCAAACTTAA
- a CDS encoding AzlD domain-containing protein: MVWAVIFGMGLLVFLNRYVFLEPRLPVRLSSNARQFLGFAVPGMLTAICGPIVFMPDKQLNLQWDNPYLLSSLVAIALVIYTRNTLLSMLLSMAFFFLLRWWL, encoded by the coding sequence ATGGTTTGGGCGGTGATTTTCGGCATGGGGCTTCTGGTGTTTCTCAACCGCTACGTGTTTCTCGAACCGCGTTTGCCGGTGCGTTTGAGCAGCAATGCGCGGCAGTTTCTCGGGTTTGCGGTACCGGGGATGCTGACCGCTATCTGTGGGCCGATTGTCTTCATGCCCGACAAACAGCTGAATCTGCAGTGGGATAATCCTTATCTGCTTAGTTCGCTGGTGGCGATCGCACTGGTGATCTACACGCGCAATACTTTGCTCAGCATGCTGTTGAGCATGGCGTTCTTCTTTTTGCTGCGCTGGTGGTTGTAA
- a CDS encoding AzlC family ABC transporter permease: protein MSDSLMPRSAFLRGAAAIMPLSLATAPWGLLAGSMAIEANLTPLQGQGLSSIVFAGAAQLVAIGMLKGGAGIFSILLTTLLLTSQHLLYGMSMRSVISPLPGRWRIGLGFLLTDELFALTSQHDRQQFNRWYALGVGLTFYIAWNLFTLAGIVLGSSIPGLEHLGLDFSIAATFIALITPVVRNVPTLVCVAVSLFCSVLFSYWQWGSALVLSGLAGMTAGFICNKLYRERT from the coding sequence ATGTCTGATTCTCTTATGCCGCGCAGTGCGTTCCTCCGCGGCGCTGCGGCAATCATGCCGTTGTCTCTGGCCACCGCGCCGTGGGGGCTGTTGGCCGGCTCCATGGCGATCGAAGCCAATCTCACACCGCTGCAAGGCCAAGGCTTGTCGAGCATTGTGTTTGCCGGGGCGGCGCAATTGGTGGCGATCGGCATGCTCAAGGGCGGCGCGGGGATTTTCTCGATTCTGTTGACCACGCTGCTGCTGACGTCGCAGCACTTGCTGTATGGCATGAGCATGCGTTCGGTCATTTCACCGCTGCCGGGGCGCTGGCGCATAGGTCTGGGTTTTTTGCTCACCGATGAGTTGTTTGCACTGACCAGTCAACATGATCGTCAACAATTCAATCGCTGGTATGCGCTGGGCGTCGGCCTGACGTTCTACATCGCATGGAACCTGTTCACCCTGGCCGGCATTGTCCTCGGCAGCAGCATTCCGGGGCTTGAGCACCTGGGGCTGGACTTCTCGATTGCCGCCACGTTTATCGCGTTGATCACGCCAGTGGTGCGGAACGTGCCGACGCTGGTGTGTGTGGCGGTGTCGCTGTTTTGTTCGGTGCTGTTCAGTTACTGGCAATGGGGCTCGGCACTGGTGTTGTCCGGACTGGCCGGAATGACCGCAGGGTTTATCTGCAACAAGCTGTATCGGGAGCGCACATGA